Within the Miscanthus floridulus cultivar M001 chromosome 17, ASM1932011v1, whole genome shotgun sequence genome, the region GACACAACTCTTTTCAGGTGCCAGGGAGATCTGCTGAAGACTACTTCAACAGAATTCATGCTGACCTCACAACACCAACTCCAATAGCCCCACGTCCCAGAACAAGTAAAACAACATTTTCTCCTATAGGAAATTTCACATTGTCTGATACAAAACTTCCAAATCTCTTGGAACCTAGAGTTGCAAGGCAAAGGACCGCTAAACAGAAGGGTCTAGCAGCACAGAAGACAGTGAGGCATTTGTTGCAGAAGCATTGTATCATTGACCAAGCTCAAGAGGCTGATCACTTCTCAGTTTTTGAAAGCTCATCAAGTGCCTTACAATTGAACTTATCTTTTGAAGATTCTCATGGGACCCCTGACAGTTATAcgaattcaggttctctaggcaAATGCAGTGGAAGCTCTTCAGTACGAAAGAAACCATTTTCAAGGTTAAGAACTAAGCCATCTGAACCGAGCCCAGAAGTTCTAAAGCCTATAAAGAATGTTATCTTACATGAGAAGTACATTGATCAATTGTCACGTAGAGAATACACAAAAAGGCCTCGCAAAAGGACTCCAGGCTCTAAAGCTGCTGATTCTGAGAAGGTTCTTTCTGAGCAGAAAGCTGGTAGTCTGAAGGCCGCTAAAAATGCTCTCTTCTCAGAAGCAACTGACTTTATAAGCAGTTTTAAGAAGCTGCAAGCCTATTCCCTTGCACATGTTGTGGAGAATAGTGAAGATGATGAGATTGAATGTGATGTCAGTGATTATAGCCATGATGATAAAGAATAAGGAGGTGCTTACAGTGTTAATTCCCAGCAGCCCTTAGCAATTATTGCCTTTTTGTTGATGGACGTTAGTCATCACTCATCAGTGCCTGGTGCTGCAATAAGGCTAGGCACTTACCAGTATGGGTTGTATGGGGGTATATTCTGCCTAATATGTGTCTTGTTCCTAGTGTCCTCGGAGCTGTAAGTGAATTGAAAAAGTGTCGCCTTCATAATGCCTTATGATGATTGAAACCAATTGAAATTGCAATGGTCGAACCTGTTTCTCTTGTGTTTGCATAAATCAGAAAGCTTCATTAAATATAGTTTGTTCATTTCTTTTTCTAAAACACACAAGAGAGTTTTGTATCATTTTGTTAAGGGAGAAAAAAAGTCTATTCAATTGATAAGAAAGTTTCTACCATGTTACATTAGGGCAATGTATTTTAAAAATACTCACCATGTAAGATCCACATTACTTTAGCTCTTTTTCAGTGACCTGACCAGGGTAAGAGATGTGTCTCAGAAGTAGTCTCCCACAGCCTTTGAATTTTATGCGTCATTTCCCCTTCTGAGCTTACAATATGATGAATGACATGACACTGATGCATTGCCATTCTTGGTGATTGATGCACGAGGATCCATCCAACTTTAATTCAGGAAGCACTTATAGTTTGACAAGGTGAAATAACACTGCTTTGCTGTATTGGTATATGGTATTCTGGTGAGTTGAAGTATTTATTATTTAGCTGCTTAGTCTCTTAAAATAGTGTTCCACACTTTAACTTGTGATTTGTAATATATCTGGCAGATGCTCTACTCTACCCTGTTCAATTTTGTTTTTAGCTGTTTAGGCTCCATTGAAGCAGCATTGTTTTGTGGTTCTTATCTTACAGATTGTGGTATGAGCTCATAAGAATGAATCTAACTGAGGCTTTCACTTAGATGATTGTAAGTGGCATGATATATTGACCAAGGTAGGCAGTAGCAGTCTCTAGTGCAGTCTATTGTGCATGTGCGTAGAAGTACTTTTACATCATACCCTCAATCCTCAAAGCTTACTTTCTAAAAGTGGCCTCAGTATTTAATGTTTCACACCAAATGATTCTTTAGTATTATTAGGTCTGAAGTGTGAAACTTCCATCGGTTTTGTTTGCAAATTCGTGAGCACAAAATTGGAGGGAGCACTTGTTTTGTACAATTAAGTATGGTTATATCTCATGAgatatgaagggcgggcctggtgcaagcggtagagtcttaccgcctgtgaccggaaggtcccgggttcgagtcgcggtctcctcgcattgcacatgcgagggtaaggcttgccactgacatccttccccagaccccgcatagagcgggagctctctgcactgggtacg harbors:
- the LOC136518324 gene encoding uncharacterized protein isoform X3 produces the protein MVLRRSPRFHVQDKTLGKPLLPPNRLETPPNRKSKSARLKDKNQESLKSDRRNAGLEPLARMKRQNEPKLLCQDPRGITPRKNIADVSNKKSEKKELMPTNCKVLTGKRKRGTKRRLPSKKQSCQEPKPLPINRQEIAPCDEPRKSTHRRIEKEPSVVVKPKSSDEELTNIDENISKPSGTEREGVEKFCSSDDWMKEQDMALRKAYFTARPSPHFWKRVSKMVPGRSAEDYFNRIHADLTTPTPIAPRPRTSKTTFSPIGNFTLSDTKLPNLLEPRVARQRTAKQKGLAAQKTVRHLLQKHCIIDQAQEADHFSVFESSSSALQLNLSFEDSHGTPDSYTNSGSLGKCSGSSSVRKKPFSRLRTKPSEPSPEVLKPIKNVILHEKYIDQLSRREYTKRPRKRTPGSKAADSEKVLSEQKAGSLKAAKNALFSEATDFISSFKKLQAYSLAHVVENSEDDEIECDVSDYSHDDKE